A genomic region of Papaver somniferum cultivar HN1 chromosome 7, ASM357369v1, whole genome shotgun sequence contains the following coding sequences:
- the LOC113299451 gene encoding actin-related protein 3-like: MDAAASRPAVVIDNGTGYSKMGFAGNVEPCFIIPTVVAVNESFLNQPRGSVKGSNWLAQHSAGVMADLDFYIGEEAVSRSRSSSSYNLSHPIQHGQVENWDAMERFWQQCIFNYLRCDPEDHYFLLTESPLTPPENREYTGEIMFETFNVPGLYIAVQPVLALAAGYTTSKCEMTGVVVDVGDGATHIVPVAEGYVIGSSIKSIPIAGRDVTQFIQQLMRERGELIPPEDAFEVARKVKENYCYTCSDIVKEYNKHDKEPSKYIKQWRGIKPRTGAPFSFDVGYERFLGPEIFFNPEIYSSDFKTPVPSVIDKCIQSAPIDTRRALYKNIVLSGGSTMFKDFHRRIQRDVKKIVDARLHVSDTRLGGEIKSQPVEVNVVSHPIQRFAVWFGGSVLASTPEFYAACHTKAEYEEYGASICRTNPVFKGMY, translated from the exons ATGGATGCCGCTGCATCTCGTCCTGCTGTAGTTATTGATAATGGAACTGG CTATTCTAAAATGGGTTTTGCTGGTAATGTAGAACCGTGTTTTATAATACCAACTGTTGTCGCTGTAAATGAGTCGTTTCTTAATCAACCAAGAGGTTCAGTTAAGGGAAGTAATTGGTTAGCACAACATAGTGCTGGTGTGATGGCAGATCTTGATTTTTATATAGGGGAGGAAGCTGTATCAAGGTCGAGATCGAGTAGTAGTTATAACTTAAGTCATCCAATTCAACATGGTCAGGTTGAGAATTGGGATGCAATGGAAAGATTTTGGCAACAATGTATATTCAATTACTTAAGATGTGACCCGGAAGATCATTACTTTCTACTTACAGAAAGTCCACTTACTCCACCTGAAAACCGTGAATATACTGGAGAAATCATGTTTGAAACGTTTAATGTTCCGGGTCTTTATATCGCTGTTCAACCAGTTCTTGCTCTCGCCGCGGGTTACACCACTTCCAAG TGTGAAATGACAGGAGTTGTAGTGGATGTTGGAGATGGTGCTACACATATTGTGCCTGTTGCAGAGGGTTATGTTATCGGGAGCAGCATTAAATCTATACCTATCGCTGGAAGGGATGTTACCCAATTTATCCAGCAGCTCATGCGG GAAAGAGGGGAGCTTATACCACCCGAAGACGCATTTGAAGTAGCTCGGAAGGTTAAAGAGAACTATTGCTACACTTGTTCAGATATAGTCAAG GAATATAACAAGCACGACAAAGAACCATCGAAGTACATCAAGCAATGGAGAGGGATTAAACCTAGGACAGGAGCACCATTCTCTTTTGATGTTGGCTATGAACGCTTTCTCGGCCCTGAG ATTTTCTTCAATCCTGAAATATATAGTAGCGACTTTAAAACTCCAGTACCATCCGTGATAGACAAGTGCATTCAGTCTGCGCCAATTGACACACGAAGAGCACTGTACAAG AATATTGTTCTATCTGGAGGATCTACCATGTTCAAGGATTTTCATAGAAGAATACAAAGAGATGTAAAGAAGATTGTAGATGCTCGGCTCCATGTGTCTGATACAAGGCTTGGTGGAGAAATTAAA TCACAACCAGTGGAAGTCAATGTAGTCAGCCATCCCATTCAGAGGTTTGCAGTTTGGTTTGGAGGCTCTGTTCTGGCATCAACACCTGAGTTCTATGCA GCTTGCCACACAAAAGCAGAGTACGAGGAGTATGGAGCAAGTATCTGTCGGACGAATCCTGTTTTCAAGGGAATGTATTAG